From one Haloarcula sp. DT43 genomic stretch:
- a CDS encoding DUF6684 family protein: MALFGFEKETLLDLTVNVIPLGILFFFIVAFAAFPAFGTDPVFSGMQFALIISMFLLLAVLTYYAGKAVENAEKEKGELGHED; this comes from the coding sequence ATGGCACTGTTCGGGTTCGAAAAAGAGACCCTGCTCGACCTCACTGTGAACGTCATCCCGCTCGGGATTCTCTTCTTCTTCATCGTCGCGTTCGCCGCGTTTCCGGCGTTCGGGACCGACCCCGTCTTCTCCGGGATGCAGTTCGCGCTGATAATCTCGATGTTCCTGCTGCTCGCGGTCCTGACCTACTACGCGGGGAAGGCCGTCGAGAACGCCGAGAAGGAAAAGGGCGAACTCGGCCACGAGGACTGA
- a CDS encoding DUF7527 domain-containing protein, translating into MSTRTVERVDGWESVPFDGGFAGLQDLAGQEFSGAVIAGPTRLFMLNGTVVGVLDGTIEDFEDASGTAKRSPHEALPLLAVMQERADEVKAQYYTEDTALAEVDRTLSDGNFTGFIELSENVLSGDYYTVYHQGRSMSVAWVGNSDKLLTDDEAFETADDEVGIYEVMPVDIEPVEIPEPPETDTDEQSADAAAAGVDPLDAADADAVADEPADAGVTDATDATASDEPQDDPPTDDPVEPSPEPAEAAGTDDSEGPRTTAEATPDRGPAAGGPPGSKAAGAAPGRSGRGSEPDDQPSADRQPDAEATEPTAATDTDAETRSEPDRSAAERETTERDAAAKAESPATDPPQTQDTRQASARSAPARSEDAPDRRAERPDSEPSGSTEARPSQGSAATPESGSDSSGTDLETRSVPSLDPGKSGDGGETASVTAAQTAPTGTQQSTPRRDQPAQDDPAPSPETGTREPSSPQEPRPTAEPAPQDASPTADRPPAPAGDESAPPESERVAELESELEQRAETVSELESDLADLEATNQDLRDERDRLESELADARAEIERLEERLDEQTDTASDGTRISAGEAINGTNLFVRYDSKGKATLEEARDGEASRDDVEANLRLEYHTQFEAEGATVDGTPFEEFLEDSIQYRFVNWLIRNLLYEIRDTGHAGAMKDLYEALPAVDRAELNGSVTVTYTEDGQENRSQERFDVVVRDRMGNPLVVANINDSREPASEGQMSDLVRNAERVGNASKSFASAFLVTSSFFEPGALETAEEATSSGLFNRDKRKSFVNLSRKEGFHLCLLEARNQEFHLAVPEL; encoded by the coding sequence ATGAGTACACGCACGGTCGAACGGGTCGACGGCTGGGAGTCGGTTCCGTTCGACGGCGGGTTCGCGGGCCTGCAGGACCTCGCCGGACAGGAGTTCTCCGGCGCGGTCATCGCGGGTCCGACGCGCCTGTTCATGTTGAACGGGACCGTCGTCGGCGTCCTCGACGGCACCATCGAGGACTTCGAGGACGCGTCGGGCACGGCCAAGCGGTCGCCACACGAGGCCCTACCGCTGCTCGCGGTGATGCAGGAGCGCGCCGACGAGGTCAAGGCACAGTACTACACCGAAGACACGGCGCTCGCGGAGGTCGACAGGACGCTGTCGGATGGCAACTTCACCGGCTTCATCGAGCTCTCCGAAAACGTCCTCTCGGGCGATTACTACACCGTCTACCACCAGGGCCGCTCGATGAGCGTCGCCTGGGTCGGCAACTCCGACAAACTGCTCACCGACGACGAGGCCTTCGAGACGGCCGACGACGAGGTCGGCATCTACGAGGTCATGCCGGTCGACATAGAGCCCGTCGAGATTCCGGAACCGCCGGAGACGGACACGGACGAGCAGTCGGCCGACGCGGCGGCCGCCGGCGTCGACCCGCTCGACGCTGCCGACGCTGACGCCGTCGCCGACGAACCGGCTGACGCCGGTGTGACCGACGCCACAGACGCGACGGCGTCGGACGAACCACAGGACGACCCCCCCACTGACGACCCGGTGGAACCGTCCCCCGAACCGGCCGAGGCCGCCGGAACCGACGACAGCGAGGGACCCCGGACGACGGCGGAAGCGACGCCGGACCGCGGCCCCGCGGCTGGCGGCCCGCCGGGCTCGAAAGCCGCCGGTGCGGCCCCGGGCCGGTCCGGTCGAGGCTCCGAGCCGGACGACCAACCGAGCGCGGACCGCCAGCCGGACGCCGAGGCGACCGAGCCGACGGCGGCGACGGACACGGACGCCGAGACACGGTCGGAACCAGACCGTAGCGCCGCCGAGCGGGAGACCACCGAGCGCGACGCCGCCGCGAAGGCCGAGAGCCCGGCGACGGACCCGCCACAGACCCAGGACACGCGACAGGCCAGTGCCCGGAGCGCCCCGGCTCGGAGCGAGGACGCGCCCGACCGCCGGGCAGAACGGCCCGATTCGGAGCCGAGCGGAAGCACCGAGGCACGCCCCTCCCAGGGGTCCGCGGCGACGCCGGAGTCCGGGTCGGATAGTTCCGGGACGGACCTCGAAACCCGCTCGGTCCCGTCGCTGGACCCGGGCAAGTCCGGCGACGGCGGTGAGACTGCGAGCGTGACGGCCGCGCAGACCGCGCCGACGGGGACCCAGCAATCGACGCCACGGCGCGACCAGCCGGCACAGGACGACCCGGCGCCGTCGCCCGAAACCGGCACACGGGAGCCGTCGTCGCCCCAGGAGCCCCGTCCTACGGCCGAACCGGCACCGCAAGACGCGTCGCCGACGGCGGACCGGCCACCCGCGCCTGCCGGCGACGAGTCGGCACCGCCTGAGAGCGAGCGCGTCGCCGAACTCGAATCCGAACTGGAGCAGCGGGCCGAGACGGTGTCGGAACTCGAATCCGACCTCGCGGACCTGGAGGCCACGAACCAGGACCTCCGGGACGAGCGCGACCGCCTGGAGTCGGAACTCGCTGACGCGCGGGCCGAAATCGAACGGCTGGAGGAACGACTCGACGAACAGACCGACACCGCCAGCGACGGGACCCGAATAAGCGCCGGCGAGGCGATAAACGGGACGAACCTCTTCGTCAGGTACGACTCGAAGGGCAAGGCGACGCTGGAGGAGGCCAGGGACGGCGAGGCGAGCCGCGACGATGTCGAGGCGAACCTCAGGCTGGAGTACCACACGCAGTTCGAAGCCGAGGGCGCGACTGTCGACGGGACGCCCTTCGAGGAGTTCCTCGAGGACAGCATCCAGTACCGCTTCGTCAACTGGCTCATCCGGAACCTCCTCTACGAAATCCGGGACACCGGGCACGCGGGTGCGATGAAAGACCTCTACGAGGCTCTCCCGGCCGTCGACCGCGCCGAACTGAACGGGAGCGTCACGGTCACCTACACGGAAGACGGCCAGGAGAACCGCTCTCAGGAGCGGTTCGACGTGGTCGTCCGCGACCGGATGGGGAACCCCCTCGTCGTCGCGAACATCAACGACTCGCGCGAACCGGCCTCCGAGGGGCAGATGTCGGACCTCGTTCGAAACGCCGAGCGGGTCGGCAACGCCTCCAAGTCCTTCGCCTCGGCGTTTCTCGTCACGAGCAGTTTCTTCGAGCCGGGGGCGCTCGAGACCGCCGAGGAAGCCACTTCCAGCGGACTGTTCAACCGCGACAAGCGGAAGAGCTTCGTGAACCTCTCGCGCAAGGAGGGGTTTCACCTCTGTCTGTTAGAAGCGAGAAACCAGGAGTTCCACCTGGCAGTCCCGGAACTCTGA
- a CDS encoding DUF7524 family protein, protein MPDSLPVHLNRTDIHSLEVPTEFDATGSFDVQLHNHGEALHVHLHLDDALSSVASLDATNHHVRAETDRLVRVTVHGDGPVRGKLKVVTAYGAQTRYVDVHIPEGGTDNDPVIVDEELSKPQPKPTASEPAFDDLFPGPILAAGGFTALIAGLIALVLTENVLLAVGAVLAVTVVLGLFVVAARSS, encoded by the coding sequence GTGCCTGACTCCCTGCCCGTTCACCTCAACCGGACGGACATCCATAGCCTCGAAGTACCGACGGAGTTCGACGCGACAGGGAGTTTCGACGTACAGCTACACAACCACGGCGAGGCGCTGCACGTCCATCTCCACCTCGACGACGCGCTGTCGTCGGTCGCATCCCTCGACGCCACGAACCACCACGTACGGGCCGAGACCGACCGGCTGGTCAGAGTGACCGTCCACGGCGACGGGCCGGTCCGTGGCAAGCTCAAGGTGGTGACGGCCTACGGTGCTCAGACGCGGTACGTCGACGTGCATATTCCGGAGGGTGGAACGGACAACGACCCAGTCATCGTCGACGAGGAACTCTCGAAACCACAGCCGAAGCCGACGGCGTCGGAGCCCGCCTTCGACGACCTGTTCCCGGGACCGATACTGGCGGCCGGCGGCTTCACGGCCCTGATAGCGGGGCTAATCGCGCTGGTGCTCACCGAGAACGTGCTCCTGGCCGTCGGCGCGGTCCTCGCGGTCACGGTCGTGCTGGGGCTGTTTGTCGTCGCCGCCCGTTCGTCCTGA
- a CDS encoding adenylosuccinate synthase: MTVTIVGSQLGDEGKGGIVDLYGDDVDVVARYQGGDNAGHTVVHEGEEYKLSLVPSGAIRGKVGVLGNGCVVNPRTLFDEIDTLQERGLDPDVRIAERAHVILPFHRVLDGIEEEVKSETDQEVGTTGRGIGPTYEDKAGRRGVRVGDLLDPDVLRERLDYVVPQKRAVVEDVYGLDVEDLEDPDAFDVDAIFEEFREFGRRFEAEDMTVNAGAFLSATIDEGQNVMLEGAQGTIIDIDHGNYPYVTSSNPTAGGAATGTGLSPGVVGGGEVVGIVKAYLTRVGSGPLPTELGGVVGDTPGYDEQGEGDDEELANYIREEGGEYGTVTGRPRRVGWLDLPMLRHSTRVSGFTGIAINHLDVLAGLDEVKVGHTYTLDGEELASMPATTEQWARCEANVRSFDGWPEADWGTVADEGYDALPENAKAYIEYIEDELDTPAYAIGVGPGRGETIVREQPF, translated from the coding sequence ATGACCGTAACCATCGTCGGCTCACAGCTCGGCGACGAAGGGAAGGGCGGCATCGTCGACCTGTACGGCGACGACGTGGACGTCGTCGCGCGTTATCAGGGCGGCGACAACGCCGGCCACACCGTCGTCCACGAGGGCGAGGAGTACAAGCTCTCGCTGGTTCCGAGCGGAGCCATCCGCGGCAAGGTCGGCGTACTCGGAAACGGGTGCGTCGTCAATCCGCGAACGCTGTTCGACGAGATAGACACGCTCCAGGAACGCGGCCTCGACCCGGACGTCCGCATCGCCGAACGAGCACACGTCATTCTCCCCTTCCACCGCGTGCTCGACGGCATCGAGGAAGAGGTAAAGAGCGAGACGGACCAGGAAGTCGGGACGACGGGCCGGGGCATCGGCCCGACCTACGAGGACAAGGCCGGCCGGCGCGGCGTCCGCGTCGGCGACCTGCTCGACCCGGACGTGCTCCGGGAGCGCCTCGACTACGTCGTCCCCCAGAAGCGGGCCGTCGTCGAGGACGTCTACGGCCTCGACGTCGAGGACCTGGAAGACCCCGACGCCTTCGACGTCGACGCTATCTTCGAGGAGTTCCGCGAGTTCGGCCGCCGCTTCGAGGCCGAGGACATGACGGTCAACGCGGGTGCCTTCCTCAGCGCGACCATCGACGAGGGCCAAAACGTCATGCTGGAGGGCGCGCAGGGGACGATAATCGACATCGACCACGGGAACTACCCCTACGTCACCTCCTCGAACCCGACCGCTGGCGGCGCGGCGACCGGGACCGGCCTCAGCCCCGGCGTCGTCGGCGGCGGCGAAGTCGTCGGCATCGTCAAGGCCTACCTCACCCGCGTCGGTAGCGGGCCGCTCCCGACCGAACTCGGCGGCGTCGTCGGCGACACGCCCGGCTACGACGAGCAGGGCGAGGGCGACGACGAGGAGCTGGCGAACTACATCCGCGAGGAGGGCGGCGAGTACGGCACGGTCACCGGACGGCCGCGCCGAGTCGGCTGGCTTGACCTGCCGATGCTCCGGCACTCGACCCGTGTCTCCGGCTTCACCGGCATCGCCATCAACCACCTCGACGTGCTCGCCGGCCTCGACGAAGTGAAGGTCGGCCACACCTACACGCTCGACGGCGAGGAACTGGCGTCGATGCCCGCGACCACCGAGCAGTGGGCGCGCTGCGAGGCGAACGTCCGGTCGTTCGACGGCTGGCCCGAAGCCGACTGGGGCACCGTCGCCGACGAGGGCTACGACGCACTTCCCGAGAACGCGAAGGCCTACATCGAGTACATCGAGGACGAACTCGACACGCCGGCCTACGCCATCGGCGTCGGCCCCGGTCGCGGCGAGACCATCGTCCGCGAACAGCCGTTCTGA
- the ctaD gene encoding cytochrome c oxidase subunit I — protein MVAGDIVLTGLMAVLLVGVAALLTRVENWRSYTPLAGGGAVTGDETTVINREKPAGIIRWLTTVDHKDIGLLYGVYAVIALAVGGIMAMLIRIQLVTPAGAILGNNAYNSILTSHGITMLFLFGTPIIAAFANYFIPLLIGADDMAFPRINAIAFWILPPAALLIWAGFFLAPVTENMIEPARTAWTMYTPLSVEQSNPGVDLMLLGLHLSGIGATMGAINFIATIFTERDGEVDWANLDIFSWTILTQSALILFAFPLLGSAIVMLLLDRNLQTTFFAVEGGGPLLWQHLFWFFGHPEVYILVLPPMGLVSLILPKFSGRKLFGFKFVVYSTLAIGVLSFGVWAHHMFSTGMDPRLRASFMAVSLAIAIPSAVKTFNWITTMWNGRLRLTTPMLFCIGFVSNFIIGGVTGVFLASIPVDLILHDTYYVVGHFHYIVMGAIGFAAFAGIYYWFPVFTGRMYQRTLGKAHFWLSMVGTNVTFFAMLALGYLGMPRRYATYQFDGAIAPLTQVATFHQVATVGAVILFVGQLFFVWNIVQSWLEGPKVEDGDPWNLERDGMLDREFQWFDEQLEAEEPEKDPSLLADGGQEEDGS, from the coding sequence ATGGTAGCAGGAGATATTGTGCTGACGGGGCTGATGGCCGTCCTCCTCGTCGGCGTCGCCGCGCTTCTCACCCGTGTCGAGAACTGGCGGTCGTACACGCCGCTCGCGGGTGGCGGGGCCGTCACGGGTGACGAGACGACCGTCATCAACCGTGAGAAGCCCGCAGGTATCATTCGCTGGCTAACAACCGTCGACCACAAAGACATCGGGCTGTTGTACGGGGTGTACGCGGTCATCGCCCTGGCCGTCGGTGGCATCATGGCGATGCTCATCCGCATTCAGCTGGTCACGCCCGCCGGAGCCATCCTGGGCAACAACGCCTACAACTCCATCCTGACGAGTCACGGCATCACGATGCTGTTCCTGTTCGGGACGCCCATCATCGCGGCGTTCGCGAACTACTTCATCCCGCTGCTCATCGGGGCCGACGACATGGCGTTCCCGCGTATCAACGCCATCGCGTTCTGGATACTCCCGCCCGCCGCGTTGCTCATCTGGGCCGGGTTCTTCCTCGCTCCGGTGACGGAGAACATGATCGAGCCGGCCCGCACGGCCTGGACGATGTACACGCCGCTGTCGGTCGAGCAGTCCAACCCCGGCGTCGACCTGATGCTGCTGGGGCTGCACCTCTCCGGTATCGGCGCGACGATGGGGGCGATTAACTTCATCGCGACCATCTTCACCGAGCGCGACGGCGAGGTAGACTGGGCGAACCTCGACATCTTCTCGTGGACCATCCTCACCCAGTCCGCGCTCATCCTGTTTGCCTTCCCGCTGCTTGGCAGCGCCATCGTGATGCTGCTGCTCGACCGGAACCTCCAGACGACGTTCTTCGCCGTCGAGGGCGGTGGCCCGCTGCTGTGGCAGCACCTGTTCTGGTTCTTCGGCCACCCCGAGGTGTACATCCTCGTCCTGCCGCCGATGGGACTGGTCAGCCTCATCCTGCCGAAGTTCTCCGGCCGGAAGCTGTTCGGCTTCAAGTTCGTCGTCTACTCGACGCTGGCCATCGGTGTCCTCTCCTTCGGCGTCTGGGCCCACCACATGTTCTCGACGGGCATGGACCCGCGGCTCCGGGCGTCGTTCATGGCCGTCTCGCTCGCGATTGCGATACCGAGCGCGGTCAAGACATTCAACTGGATAACGACGATGTGGAACGGCCGCCTGCGCCTGACGACGCCGATGCTGTTCTGTATCGGCTTCGTCTCGAACTTCATCATCGGGGGCGTCACCGGCGTGTTCCTCGCCTCCATCCCCGTGGACCTCATCCTCCACGACACCTACTACGTCGTGGGCCACTTCCACTACATCGTGATGGGCGCTATCGGCTTCGCGGCCTTCGCCGGCATCTACTACTGGTTCCCGGTGTTCACCGGCCGGATGTACCAGCGCACTCTCGGAAAGGCCCACTTCTGGCTCTCGATGGTCGGGACCAACGTCACGTTCTTCGCGATGCTCGCGCTGGGCTACCTGGGGATGCCCCGGCGCTACGCGACCTACCAGTTCGACGGTGCTATCGCGCCGCTGACGCAGGTGGCGACGTTCCACCAGGTGGCCACCGTCGGCGCGGTCATCCTGTTCGTCGGCCAGCTGTTCTTCGTCTGGAACATCGTCCAGTCCTGGCTCGAAGGCCCGAAAGTCGAGGACGGCGACCCGTGGAACCTGGAACGCGACGGCATGCTCGACCGTGAGTTCCAGTGGTTCGACGAACAGCTCGAAGCCGAGGAGCCCGAGAAGGACCCGTCGCTGCTCGCCGACGGCGGGCAGGAAGAAGACGGCTCGTAA
- a CDS encoding DUF7520 family protein, which produces MSNRAEARSGQQIVLRLYVAIVILAGVMGFVLGSIRPEDLQPELFGVIALPPTPVGVAVYGFVTIAVVLGALLGLVVYVSGRIDDTAGS; this is translated from the coding sequence ATGAGCAACCGAGCCGAGGCTAGGTCCGGACAGCAAATCGTCCTTCGGCTGTACGTCGCTATCGTGATTCTCGCCGGCGTGATGGGGTTCGTGCTTGGGAGCATCCGGCCGGAGGACCTCCAGCCGGAACTGTTCGGCGTCATCGCGCTGCCGCCGACCCCGGTCGGCGTGGCCGTCTACGGGTTCGTCACCATCGCCGTCGTGCTCGGCGCGTTGCTCGGGCTCGTCGTGTACGTCTCTGGCCGAATTGACGACACGGCCGGGTCCTGA
- a CDS encoding methytransferase partner Trm112 yields MKEDLMEIICCPLDKHDLNLEVTERDDGEIISGELVCTECGETFPIEDGIPNLLPPDMRDEAPA; encoded by the coding sequence ATGAAAGAGGACCTGATGGAGATTATCTGCTGCCCTCTGGACAAACACGACCTCAACCTCGAAGTGACGGAGCGCGACGACGGCGAGATAATCTCGGGCGAGCTCGTCTGTACCGAGTGTGGCGAGACGTTCCCCATCGAGGACGGCATCCCGAACCTGCTCCCGCCGGACATGCGCGACGAAGCGCCGGCCTGA
- a CDS encoding methylmalonyl-CoA mutase family protein: protein MFDESDLQRIRERKDEWESETLDPALDAYGERRSQFSTVSNLDVDRLYTPLDVADIDYDEDIGFPGEEPFTRGVYPTMYRGRQWTMRQFAGFGTADETNERFHYLIDEGQTGLSTAFDMPTLMGIDSDDVMADGEVGKEGVAVDTLADMERLFDGIDLDEVSTSFTINPSAPVVYAMYIALADQQGVPREEVRGTLQNDMFKEFIAQKEWVIPPEPSLKLVTDVIEFASQETPKFKPVSVSGYHIREAGSTAVQELAFTLADGFAYVEDCLERGLDVDDFAPQLSFFFNSHNSIFEEIAKFRAARRIYARVMDDWYGAEATASKQLKFHTQTAGQSLTAQQPLNNVVRVTIQALAGVLGGTQSLHTNSFDEALALPSEQAVRVALRTQQIIAEESGAADIVDPMGGSFAIESLTDEIEEQAMAYITHVRDELGDGSVRDGVLRGIRDGYFQREIQDAAYEYQQRVESEAEVMVGVNKYTVAEDTEPEILTVDEDVQERQRDRLAAVKADRDDEAVEAALADLRAVLDDGGNVMPVIVDAVKAYATMGEIMAVFEAEYGSYQETASVA from the coding sequence ATGTTCGACGAGTCGGACCTCCAACGCATCCGCGAGCGGAAAGACGAGTGGGAGTCGGAGACGCTGGACCCCGCTCTTGACGCCTACGGCGAGCGCAGGTCGCAGTTCTCGACGGTGTCGAACCTCGACGTCGACCGGCTGTACACGCCGCTCGACGTCGCCGATATCGACTACGACGAGGACATCGGCTTCCCCGGCGAGGAGCCGTTCACACGCGGCGTCTACCCGACGATGTACCGCGGCCGGCAGTGGACGATGCGGCAGTTCGCCGGCTTCGGAACCGCCGACGAGACCAACGAGCGGTTCCACTACCTCATCGACGAGGGCCAGACCGGGCTGTCGACGGCCTTCGACATGCCGACGCTGATGGGCATCGACTCCGACGACGTGATGGCCGACGGCGAGGTCGGCAAGGAGGGCGTCGCCGTCGACACGCTGGCGGACATGGAGCGACTGTTCGACGGCATCGACCTCGACGAGGTCTCGACCTCGTTCACCATCAACCCCAGCGCGCCGGTCGTCTACGCCATGTACATCGCGCTGGCCGACCAGCAGGGCGTCCCGCGCGAGGAGGTCCGCGGGACCCTCCAGAACGACATGTTCAAGGAGTTCATCGCACAGAAGGAGTGGGTCATCCCCCCGGAGCCGTCGCTGAAGCTGGTCACCGACGTCATCGAGTTCGCCAGCCAGGAGACGCCGAAGTTCAAGCCCGTCTCGGTGTCGGGGTACCACATCCGGGAGGCCGGTTCGACCGCCGTACAGGAACTGGCGTTCACGCTCGCGGACGGGTTCGCCTACGTCGAGGACTGCCTGGAGCGGGGCCTGGACGTCGACGACTTCGCCCCACAGCTGTCCTTTTTCTTCAACTCCCACAACTCCATCTTCGAGGAGATAGCGAAGTTCCGCGCGGCCCGGCGCATCTACGCCCGCGTGATGGACGACTGGTACGGCGCAGAGGCCACGGCGAGCAAGCAACTGAAGTTCCACACCCAGACCGCCGGGCAGTCGCTGACCGCCCAGCAACCGCTGAACAACGTCGTCCGCGTGACGATACAGGCCCTCGCGGGCGTGCTCGGCGGCACCCAGAGCCTCCACACGAACAGTTTCGACGAGGCGCTGGCCCTCCCCTCCGAGCAAGCGGTGCGGGTCGCCCTGCGGACCCAGCAGATAATCGCCGAGGAGTCGGGGGCCGCCGACATCGTCGACCCGATGGGCGGCAGTTTCGCAATCGAATCCCTGACCGACGAGATAGAGGAGCAGGCGATGGCGTACATCACCCACGTGCGGGACGAACTCGGCGACGGCTCCGTTCGGGACGGCGTACTCAGGGGGATTCGGGACGGCTACTTCCAGCGCGAGATTCAGGACGCCGCCTACGAGTACCAGCAACGCGTCGAGAGCGAGGCCGAGGTCATGGTCGGCGTCAACAAGTACACCGTCGCGGAGGACACCGAACCCGAGATTCTGACCGTCGACGAGGACGTCCAGGAGCGCCAGCGCGACAGGCTCGCGGCGGTCAAGGCCGACCGCGACGACGAGGCCGTCGAGGCGGCCCTCGCCGACCTCCGGGCGGTACTCGACGACGGCGGGAACGTGATGCCGGTCATCGTCGACGCGGTGAAGGCCTACGCCACGATGGGCGAAATCATGGCCGTCTTCGAGGCGGAATACGGGAGCTATCAGGAGACGGCGAGCGTCGCGTGA
- a CDS encoding DUF7541 family protein, whose product MAEEPGLSDQYPTASPWPLFVALGLTLSEIGVFVGLFPVAVFGLILFGGSIAGILTESGYAERPWPTLLGIGVVLVVLAAAFTVWQVPAADIALSNVGTGPLLTRLVAVAAAGAVMIAMGGVASIMEQTAA is encoded by the coding sequence ATGGCAGAGGAGCCGGGACTAAGCGACCAGTATCCGACCGCGAGTCCGTGGCCGCTGTTCGTCGCACTGGGACTGACACTGTCTGAAATCGGCGTGTTCGTCGGGCTCTTTCCGGTGGCCGTCTTCGGCCTGATACTGTTCGGCGGCAGCATCGCCGGCATTCTCACGGAGTCCGGGTACGCCGAACGGCCGTGGCCGACCCTGCTCGGCATCGGGGTCGTCCTCGTCGTTCTCGCTGCTGCATTTACAGTCTGGCAAGTCCCGGCCGCCGACATCGCGCTCTCGAACGTCGGGACCGGGCCCTTGCTCACACGGCTGGTGGCCGTCGCCGCTGCCGGTGCCGTGATGATTGCGATGGGCGGCGTCGCCTCGATAATGGAACAGACTGCGGCCTGA